The window GTACTGGGCGTGCTCCCCCACCGGGCCCTGGCACGGGCCCGGCAAGGGGTTCAGCCCGCCGCTGCCGGAGCAGCGGGCGGGAGTGGCGGCGTACAACCCGCAGGTCCATCCGGCGATCGGCCGGGGCAGGCTCGTGCTGAGCTACGACGTCAACTGGCTGGACGCGAGCGGCGGGGCGGCGGCCCAGGCGAACCTCAGCCGGAACGTGTCCCTGTACCGACCGCGATTCGTGACTCTGCGGCTGGGGCCGGGGTGACGGGCCGCCGTGCCTCGGGGTCCCGGGAGCGGCGTTTGGCGATGACCGCGCAGACCATGAGCTGCATCTGGTGGAAGAGCATCAGCGGCAGCACGGCCAGCGAGGCGTGGGCGCCGAACAGCACGCTCGCCATGGGCAGTCCGGACGCCAGGGACTTCTTCGACCCGGCGAACTGGATCGCGACACGGTCCTCGCGGCTGAAGCCCAGAGCCTTCGAGCCGTACCAGGTGAGCGCCAGCATGACGGCGAGCAGCACCGCCTCGACGGCGAGCAGGCCGCCCAGGCGCAGCGGGCTGACCTGGTGCCAGATGCCCTGCACCATGCCCTCGCTGAACGCGGTGTAGACGACCAGCAGGATCGAGCCGCGGTCGACGTGTCCGAGGACCTGCTTGTGGCGGGTGACGAAGCCGCCGATCCAGCGGCGCAGCAGCTGCCCGGCCAGGAACGGCACGAGCAGCTGGAGCACGATCTTGAGGAGGGAGTCCGCGGAGAAGCCGCCGCCGCTGCTGCCGAGGAGCGCCGCGGCGAGCAGCGGGGTGAGCACGATGCCCACCAGGGAGGAGAAGGAGCCCGCGCAGATCGCGGCGGGCACGTTGCCGCGCGCCATGGAGGTGAAGGCGATCGAGGACTGGACGGTCGAGGGGACGAGGGTGAGGAAGAGCAGTCCGGTGTAGAGCGAGTGGTCCAGGAACACCGGTTCGAGCCCGCGGGCGGCCAGGCCGAGCAGCGGGAACACCAGGAACGTGCAGGCCAGGACGGTGACGTGCAAGCGCCAGTGCCGCACCCCGTCCATCGCCTCACGCGTGGACAGCCGGGCCCCGTAGAGGAAGAAGAGGAAGGCGATCGCGGCGGTGGAGGCTCCGGAGGCGACATCGGCACCGGTGCCCCGGGCGGGCAGGAGGGCGGCGAGCCCCACCGTCCCGAGCAGCAGCAGGATGTACGGGTCGATCGGCAGCCAGGACGGCCACTTCAGGCGTTTCACGGTGCTCCGTTGCTGAGTCTCGGTTCGCTCAGCCTCGTCGCGGACGTCTTTGTCACTGACTCGGTCTGTAGCTGGTGGATCTGTGTCTGACGGGTCTGAAGCCGATGGGTCCGAAGCCGTGGATCTCCGGCCGGTGGATCCGTGGCCGGTGGATCCGTGGCCGGTGGATCCGTGGCCGGTGGGTCCGCTGCCGGTCGGGTCTTTCGACGGCTCGTGCCCTCTCCATCGTCCTCCTCCATGCCGTGATCGGGAATCCGTCATACCGCTCTGACTGTCATCACGTACCGCGATAGCCTGGAGGGCGTGTACGAGCCCTCGCAGCTGCGCACCTTCCTGGCCGTGGCCCAGACGCTGAGCTTCACCCGGGCGGCCCGGCGGCTCGGGCTGCGTCAGTCCACGGTCAGCCAGCACGTGCGACGCCTGGAGGACGCCGCCGGCCGGCAGCTGTTCACCCGGGACACCCACTCGGTGGAACTGACGGAGGACGGCGAGGCGATGCTCGGGTTCGCGCGCCGGATCCTGGAGGCGCACGAGCAGGCGGCGGCGTTCTTCACGGGGACGCGGCTGCGCGGCCGGCTGCGGTTCGGCGCCTCGGAGGACTTCGTCCTCACCCGCCTGACCGAGATCCTGGAGGGTTTCCGTCACGACCATCCGGAGGTCGATCTGGAGCTGACGGTCGAGCTGTCGGGCACCCTGCACGAGCGGCTCGCCGACGGGAAGCTCGACCTGGTGCTGGCCAAGCGCCGCCCCGAGGACCCGCGCGGCGAACTGGTCTGGCACGACCGGCTGGTCTGGATCGGCGCGGAACGCCTGAGGCTGGATCCCGACCGTCCCGTCCCGCTGATCGTCTACCCGCCGCCGGGCGTCACCCGGGCCCTGGCCCTGGAGGCCCTGGAGCGCCAGGACCGGTCCTGGCGCATCGCGTGCACGAGCGGCAGCCTCAACGGCCTCATCGCGGCGGCCCGCGCCGGGCTCGGCGTGATGGCCCACTCACGGGGCCTGATCCCGCCGGGGCTCTTCCGCGTTCCCGACCGCGCGGGCCTGCCGGAGCTGGGCGAGGTGGAGTTCGTCCTGGTCCACGGCAGACGCCACACGGCGGCCAAGGGGGCGGCGGACGCGCTGGCGGCCTCGATCCTGTCGGCCGGCGACAGACTGCACCGCGCTCGTTGAGCACGGGGTGCGTCACCCGGGCCGGGCCCGCTCCACCGGTTCCCGAGCACCTCCCCGGATCCCGGCCGCACACCCGGCGGCGCGTAAACGGGTCGTACAGATTCCGTGGAGATTACGGAACCGAAACTTACGTAAGAGTAAGGATTCCGTCCCGGCCTTCCCCCTTGTGGCCGGATTTGAAGGGTTGACCAGGGCGAACGTCCGGCCCCGGGTAATTCGCCACCCCTCCCGCCGCGGCTCCCGTTGGGGTAGCTTTCACGGCGCTGCGAAGCACCACAAGGAGCGGGATTGCGCGAGTTCACCAACCCTCCCCTGGCGTCGGCACCGCCAGTGGGCGGCCTGGCCGATGCCGTCTTCGAGTATGCCCAGGAGGATCCGCTCTACATCGCACTGGGCCGCAAGGACGAACACGGCCAGTGGCGCGACGTGACGTCCGCCGAGTTCCGTGACGAGGTCCTCGCGCTCGCGAAGGGCCTGCTGGCGCAGGGCGTCCGGTTCGGCGACCGGGTCGCGATCATGTCCCGTACGCGCTACGAGTGGACCCTCTTCGACTACGCGCTGTGGTCGATCGGCGCGCAGGTCGTGCCGATCTACTCCACCTCGTCGGCCGAGCAGGTCTTCTGGATGCTGCACGACGCCCAGGTGTCGGCCGCGATGGTCGAGCACGAGGACCACGCGATGACCATCGCCACGGTCATCGACCGGCTGCCGGCGCTGCACAAGCTGTGGCAGCTCGACGCGGGCGCCGTGCAGGAGCTGTACGAGGCGGGCGGGCACATCGACGACGAGGTGGTGCACCGGCACCGGCGCGCGGTCACCCCGGAGTCGACGGCGACGATCATCTACACGTCCGGTACCACGGGCCGCCCCAAGGGCTGCGTCCTCTCGCACGCCAACTTCATGTTCGAGACGGACACGGCGATCGAGCGCTGGGAGCCGCTCTTCCGCTCCAAGCGCGGCGACGAGGCGGCCACCCTGCTGTTCCTGCCGCTCGCGCACGTCTTCGGGCGGATGGTGCAGGTCGCCGCGATCCGGGGGAGGGTGAAGTTCGGCCACCAGCCGCAGCTCAACGCGGCGGCCCTGCTGCCCGACCTGGCCGCGTTCCGGCCGACGTTCTTCCTGGCCGTGCCGTACATCTTCGAGAAGGTGTTCAACGCGGCCCGGCGGAAGGCCGAACGGGAGGGCAAGGGGGCCCCGTTCGAGAAGGCCGTGGAGGTCGCGGTGCGGTACGCGGACGCGGTGGAGGCGAAGGCGTGGGGCATCGGTCCCGGGCCCTCCACGGCACTGCGGATGCAGCACCAGCTCTTCGACAAGCTCGTCTACGCCAAGATCCGTACCGCGATGGGCG of the Streptomyces aurantiacus genome contains:
- a CDS encoding bile acid:sodium symporter family protein, translating into MKRLKWPSWLPIDPYILLLLGTVGLAALLPARGTGADVASGASTAAIAFLFFLYGARLSTREAMDGVRHWRLHVTVLACTFLVFPLLGLAARGLEPVFLDHSLYTGLLFLTLVPSTVQSSIAFTSMARGNVPAAICAGSFSSLVGIVLTPLLAAALLGSSGGGFSADSLLKIVLQLLVPFLAGQLLRRWIGGFVTRHKQVLGHVDRGSILLVVYTAFSEGMVQGIWHQVSPLRLGGLLAVEAVLLAVMLALTWYGSKALGFSREDRVAIQFAGSKKSLASGLPMASVLFGAHASLAVLPLMLFHQMQLMVCAVIAKRRSRDPEARRPVTPAPAAESRIAVGTGTRSG
- a CDS encoding LysR substrate-binding domain-containing protein gives rise to the protein MYEPSQLRTFLAVAQTLSFTRAARRLGLRQSTVSQHVRRLEDAAGRQLFTRDTHSVELTEDGEAMLGFARRILEAHEQAAAFFTGTRLRGRLRFGASEDFVLTRLTEILEGFRHDHPEVDLELTVELSGTLHERLADGKLDLVLAKRRPEDPRGELVWHDRLVWIGAERLRLDPDRPVPLIVYPPPGVTRALALEALERQDRSWRIACTSGSLNGLIAAARAGLGVMAHSRGLIPPGLFRVPDRAGLPELGEVEFVLVHGRRHTAAKGAADALAASILSAGDRLHRAR
- a CDS encoding AMP-dependent synthetase/ligase, which gives rise to MREFTNPPLASAPPVGGLADAVFEYAQEDPLYIALGRKDEHGQWRDVTSAEFRDEVLALAKGLLAQGVRFGDRVAIMSRTRYEWTLFDYALWSIGAQVVPIYSTSSAEQVFWMLHDAQVSAAMVEHEDHAMTIATVIDRLPALHKLWQLDAGAVQELYEAGGHIDDEVVHRHRRAVTPESTATIIYTSGTTGRPKGCVLSHANFMFETDTAIERWEPLFRSKRGDEAATLLFLPLAHVFGRMVQVAAIRGRVKFGHQPQLNAAALLPDLAAFRPTFFLAVPYIFEKVFNAARRKAEREGKGAPFEKAVEVAVRYADAVEAKAWGIGPGPSTALRMQHQLFDKLVYAKIRTAMGGRIKHAMSGGSAMDRRLGLFFAGAGVQIYEGYGLTESTAAATANPPERTRYGTVGQPLPGTTVHIADDGEIWLRGDNVFQGYLGDPKATDAALHDGWLATGDIGALDEDGYLTITGRKKEILVTSGGKSVSPGVLEERVRDHPLVAQCIVVGNDRPYIAALVTLDGEAVEHWLQMRGKSRLTPSELVRDSDLETEVRRAVVAANTLVSQAESIRTFRILAHQFTEEHGLLTPSLKLKRKAIENAYASEVEALYRA